The sequence GATGAATATATtgcgaagaaaaattttaaatttacctgTTGTATTTGTAAAATTCTACTTTCAAACTTCAAAGAACTAAAGGGTCATTTCCGCATCGAACATCAAACCAGAGGTTATgtactttgttgtggaaaaaaattaccCGAACGGAGTTTATTAATCGATCACATTCATTTTCATGAGGATCCGGATTATTTTAAGTGCAAACACTGCGGCAAAAGAATGTCGGAACGTCGTAGTCTTGATTTGCATCTTCAATATGCTCATGGTAATCGGGACCGAGTTCATCGATGTTCAATATGttctaaaagtttttttcgTGCTTCTTGCTTGAAACAGCACTATAACACTCATGTTACGGAAGATCAAAAAACGGTACCATGCTTGGAGTGCGACAAAACGTAAATAATACAACCAAACAGGAATTAATGTACACTATCTCTATTAAATTATTCTTATTCAGATTTCCAGATGGCGCTGAATTGAGAAAGCACATGAGACTTACACATTTGAATTCATATGCAAAAATATGTGATATTTGTGGTATATCAATAAAAGGTAGGGACGCTCTTGAAAGGCATCAATCAGAGCATGCAGGTATTCCGCGTAAGCTAATAAAATGTGATTTATGCGATGCTGCACTTACTACAAAATACGGTTTAGCACGTCACATGAAGACCATGCATACAGAAGAGTATCAAACGCCGCAAGTTTGCCCTATTTGTTCCAAAGTCTCACCATCTCTACAGGCTCATCGTAACCacataaaatatatgcattccTTACAAAGGAAACATGTGTGCAAGTTATGCGATAAGGCATTCAAAAGACTTACCGATTTCAAAGTAATATGTTATTTGTATCTGTTTTCtagaaattattatatttttatgctgCAATTTAATCGTAGGAGCACATGGCGACCCATACCGGAGAAGCACTATATACCTGTAGTTTTTGCCCGCAAACATTTAAATCAAATGCCAATATGTATTCGCACCGAAAGAAGAAACACGTGAAGGAGTGGGCTGAGCAATGcgcgttgaaaaaaagtttagcaGTACCTTTAAAGCAAGCTACTTCAGTTGATCACTGAAGCCATATTTGACGCACTGCATGagagaaatttttgaataaaataaaacaataaatcaaacaaaatatatCATAGATCAGACCTCACACTGCTTTATGACTTAATTCATAGAAATAGATTTGAgcgattaatttaataaataaaacacaaagcaAGTGTACTTGCAGTCATATAGCTTATTACAATATCATATATCAGATATTACTTATCTTACCTCACATCTACATTTTCTTTACATTATGTTAAAACAGAATGCCAGGTGAAGCCGCGAATTCTACAAGTAAAACATGCACCTTACCGAATTTCTTGTCATCACTGCCCAATGATGATAGAATAGTATTCCATTCGCTTTGATCACTTACTTAAAactcatttttcatttcacagAGAACGCTGATGTATAGAGAAGTATGGTATCAATCCGAAGAACGCATGGAACGTTGAGCGGTACTCGTTTTGGAGACGAATAGACCCATTCTTACCATAAATTAACAGCAGgaggctgaatttcttcaatttaGCAATTGAGTAGTATTCGTATGTAATTAGAAATAGAGAATGTTAACGCTGTAAGCTACCTACAGGCGCTTTTTAATACGAGCTTTAATTTGGATTGATGGCTAATTTTGTATTCGAACACAACTTTGAATAGTTTTCttccatttattttctgaattgttctttttatatattatattttagttaatATCTTTAAAAATGCGCGTCGTCTGCATTCAGCGATTATATCGTGGATTCCAAatctttttgaatattttgtactATTCCAGAGTAGATTCTTTTATTTGCACATTTTTCTGCCCATTCTTTTGGATGCTTTCGTTTACGATGAGTGTACATGTTCGATGCAGAATTGAAGGTTTGGGGGCAAAATGTACAAGTACATAAAACCTCTCCTGTATGTGTTGTCATATGTTCctataaaattgttaaatgttatttgttaaataagttaaattcttaataaaaatatgttgaagTATTTACTCGAAggctttttggcaatttgaatgCTTTGTCACAAAGTttgcaaatatgttttttttctgcGACGTGCAAATATTCCATATGACTTCTATGTGCTCGTAGATTTGGAGATACTTTGAAACAAATTGGGCAGACTTGGGGAGTTTGGTACTCCTCGGTGTGCATTGTTTTCATATGTCGCGCCAATCCGTATTTCGTCTTAAGTTCTGTATTACATAATTTACACTTCACAGAGGATGCGGGTATACCAGCATGTTCCTCCTGGTGCCGTCGAAATGCTTCATTTCCGTTTAAAGCTTTGCCGCAAATATCACATATCTTCGCATATAAATTTAGATGAACTAGCGCTAAGTGTTGTTTCATTCTATATTGATTACAGAatctgcaaataaaattttataaaatttcgcaaaagtttacaagaaaaattctttcacttaCGCTTTATCACATTGTTCgcacttaacatttttttgttcgtCTGGAGCATGGATTAGACAATGTCGAGTGAGAACTTTTCGGCTAAAAAAGCCTTTAGAACAAATAGTGCAATGATAAGTACGTTCTCTGGAACCATGGAAATACTGCAAATGCGTTTCGAGACCACTTCGATCACATAATACCTTCTCGCAGTGTTGACATTTGAAGTATTCTGGGTTGATGTGAACATGAATATGATCAACGAGCACACCTCGGTTAAGTAATTTCTTGCCACAACATTTTACATATCCGTTGGTTTGGTGGTTTCCCCGAAAATGACTTTTTAGTTCCTTGAAATCTGTTAGAGACTTTTGACAAAGAAAgcagtttaatttaaaattttgtgcaatAAAATCATCATAGTCTCTGGTTTTATGTCGCCTTTCATTCTGTTGCTTTGCTTCTCTCTTTTGCTGGGTTCGCTTTTGTTTTGGCCTTCCTTTAGTTCGCAATATTTTATGTGGTGCACCGTGCAATGCCTTCTCTTCTTCATGCTTTATAACGTCTTCTGCTATTGAGCTCCGTGATTCACTCTCATCTTCTGATATTTGCGGGGAATAATTTACATCCAGTGTATCATCTTGTACAGCTTCACTCTTAATAGCAAAACTTTCTACATCTACATTATGCACTTGTTCATTCTTATCTCCGTTTCCTTGTAAGTAAATTAGTTCCTTCTCTATATTTTCCTCAACATTTTCGAGACCTCGTGAGTGCTTACTGCGACGATTTGGAAGAGAAATAAACTCCTCTAACGTGTTCGTTTCcactttaatttcttttacttcTATCTCCATCTCTTGCAAAGATTTAAGTTTGTCGCTCGCTGCTAAGTGCGCCTTCTGTACACGAACATAAAATTCATCAAAAGATTGTACCAATTCCCAGCATTGGTTACACACGACTTTGGTTGTTAAAAAAGGTATCATACTGAGCTataagataaaatatttttgaaagagtATAACTTCTGCTGCAAGAAATTTTACCTCTTCTCTAAAATGTTGTTTAATTGCCTCATGAATCTTTACTGATTGCGGATCTTCAGAATCAATGTTTATTCGACCATCAGTTACGCTGGTTTTTTCCAAGCACAGTAAACACGATTGCTCGTAAAACATTCCGTACAGTGAATAAAAACcaatttataaattgttttgatttttccaACAAGACGCGAATAATGCACAAGTTAAATCTGCAAAATTATCAATGACGTTTTCAATAGTATcgggtataaaaatatttcaatctaTCGATTAATTTGcgttatcgatttttttgtttgtttaaacttacatgttgttattttatgtaactcgATTCAGAATATTCTACCCTCAAATACTAAGCATCCGGCGATTAACATGGAATCACTTTCTTATACTTTAATGGCATATATTAAAGTATGTCAGTTTTGTTTCAAGGCGTATTTAAATAAGTGACAGTTTGTAAAGCGAATTCTACAAAACATTGCACATTTTCAAATGCTTAATTTAAATGAGTAAATGTTAACGAGGATTTACTTTATCATtaagtgtttaaaaaataaataaattctgtagAAGATTTATCTCAGCGCCAATGAAGAGATGATTGTTTAAATGAAGGTAAGCAACTTGTATGGTTGCCAAAATGTTGAAAAGTtgccacaatttttttaacaggtTCCTTCCCGTATTGCCCGgaataaaaatgtattcctAAGACAAACGTTTGGCAAAATATAGAAAGCTGATAAAGTGGCGTTTCTAGGTCGGATAAAAATTCGAGTCGTTCGGTAATGTAAAATCGACTGTGATGTTAAACTAATAGTTTTTAACTTGCTGGTTATCTTGAATATTATTGCTATATGGGAATGTCAGTTGCTCAATTCCAACTGTGCACTGTTTTAAGGCGATTCGCAGAAACTGTAAAGAAACCTCTGTAATCTTTTGATGATGAGAACATCCATGACGACGTTTTGGAGTTGATGCtaataataata is a genomic window of Anastrepha ludens isolate Willacy chromosome 6, idAnaLude1.1, whole genome shotgun sequence containing:
- the LOC128866041 gene encoding transcription factor grauzone-like, with product MFYEQSCLLCLEKTSVTDGRINIDSEDPQSVKIHEAIKQHFREELSMIPFLTTKVVCNQCWELVQSFDEFYVRVQKAHLAASDKLKSLQEMEIEVKEIKVETNTLEEFISLPNRRSKHSRGLENVEENIEKELIYLQGNGDKNEQVHNVDVESFAIKSEAVQDDTLDVNYSPQISEDESESRSSIAEDVIKHEEEKALHGAPHKILRTKGRPKQKRTQQKREAKQQNERRHKTRDYDDFIAQNFKLNCFLCQKSLTDFKELKSHFRGNHQTNGYVKCCGKKLLNRGVLVDHIHVHINPEYFKCQHCEKVLCDRSGLETHLQYFHGSRERTYHCTICSKGFFSRKVLTRHCLIHAPDEQKNVKCEQCDKAFCNQYRMKQHLALVHLNLYAKICDICGKALNGNEAFRRHQEEHAGIPASSVKCKLCNTELKTKYGLARHMKTMHTEEYQTPQVCPICFKVSPNLRAHRSHMEYLHVAEKKHICKLCDKAFKLPKSLREHMTTHTGEVLCTCTFCPQTFNSASNMYTHRKRKHPKEWAEKCANKRIYSGIVQNIQKDLESTI
- the LOC128866042 gene encoding transcription factor grauzone-like, translated to MFNDTYCLLCLEGSKKLVDLDPKGDKGLNKREVIELHFKEELEIMSQIEARVVCRECWDLVKSFHEFYVRVQQVYREAANTLKRIVNVENEEIEIKEEFVSIEKEQSRPRRRRGRPRRQKKLEAVEVVCEPTLSLTEYQVKIEELILTAPTNSKNASPPSDIASDSLEIKDEALLEEFMDNTMSAGASDSDDIESENEDQPGKRRSEKVNKRKGVNKKTTESDEYIAKKNFKFTCCICKILLSNFKELKGHFRIEHQTRGYVLCCGKKLPERSLLIDHIHFHEDPDYFKCKHCGKRMSERRSLDLHLQYAHGNRDRVHRCSICSKSFFRASCLKQHYNTHVTEDQKTVPCLECDKTFPDGAELRKHMRLTHLNSYAKICDICGISIKGRDALERHQSEHAGIPRKLIKCDLCDAALTTKYGLARHMKTMHTEEYQTPQVCPICSKVSPSLQAHRNHIKYMHSLQRKHVCKLCDKAFKRLTDFKEHMATHTGEALYTCSFCPQTFKSNANMYSHRKKKHVKEWAEQCALKKSLAVPLKQATSVDH